ACTCCGGTCGTACCGCCATGCGCGCCGACATCAGCGTGCACGAACCGCGTACTTCCCAGGATAACGACACCGCGTTCTCGTTCTCCATGGAAGGTTACTCGGGCTCCGCCGAACCGCGCCAGCAAGTACCTTTCGCCTGGTCTCCGGGCTGGAACTCGCCGCAAGCCTGGAACAAGTTCCAGGACGAAGTCGGTGGTCACCTGCGCGCTGGCGACCCGGGCACTCGCCTGATCGAAAGCACCGGTGATTCGCTGAACTGGTTCGCCAGTGTTCCGCGTGCGTTCAACCCGGCGCCAGGCACCTGGCAGGTCGTACCGTTCTTCCACCTGTTCGGCAGCGAAGAAAACTCTTCCAAAGCCGCACCGGTGCAGGAACGCATCCCGGCCGCCTACGTGTCGCTGGCCAAGTCCGAAGCCGATCGCCTGGGTGTCAATGACGGTGCCCTGCTGAGCTTGAACGTTGCCGGCCAGACTTTGCGTCTGCCGCTGCGCATCAACGAAGAGCTGGGTGCCGGTCTGGTCGCATTGCCTGCAGGTATCGCCGGCATTCCACCAGCCATCTTTGGCAAATCCGTTGACGGTCTGCAGGAGGCAGCGCTATGACCTGGTTCACTCCTGAAGTGATCGACGTAATCATCGCGGTCCTCAAGGCCATCGTGATTCTGCTCGCCGTAGTGGTTTGCGGCGCGCTGCTGAGCTGGGTCGAGCGTCGTTTGCTCGCCCTCTGGCAGGACCGTTACGGTCCGAACCGCGTCGGCCCGTTCGGCGCGTTCCAGATTGCGGCCGACATGATCAAGATGTTCTTCAAGGAAGACTGGACCCCGCCGTTCGCCGACAAAGTGATCTTCACCCTGGCACCGGTCGTGGCCATGAGCGCCTTGCTGATTGCCTTCGCGATCATCCCGATCACCCCGACCTGGGGCGTGGCGGATATCAACATCGGCATCCTGTTCTTCTTCGCCATGGCGGGTCTTTCGGTCTACGCGGTGCTGTTCGCCGGCTGGTCGAGCAACAACAAGTTCGCCCTGTTGGGCAGCTTGCGGGCCTCGGCACAAACCGTGTCGTACGAAGTGTTCATGGGCCTGTCGCTGATGGGCATCGTGATCCAGGTTGGCTCGTTCAACATGCGCGACATCGTTGAATACCAAGCGCAGAACATGTGGTTCATCATTCCGCAGATCTTTGGTTTCCTGACCTTCTTCATCGCTGGCGTCGCCGTGACTCACCGTCACCCGTTCGACCAGCCGGAAGCGGAACAGGAACTGGCCGACGGTTACCACATTGAATACGCCGGCATGAAATGGGGCATGTTCTTCGTAGGTGAGTACATCGGCATCGTGTTGATCTCGGCGCTGCTGGTCACGCTGTTCTTCGGTGGCTGGCACGGCCCGTTCGGCCTCCTGCCGCAGATCCCGTTCATCTGGTTCGCACTGAAAACCGCGTTCTTCATCATGTTCTTCATCCTGCTGCGCGCCTCGATTCCGCGCCCACGGTATGACCAAGTGATGGACTTCAGCTGGAAGTTCTGCCTGCCGCTGACCCTCGTCAACATGCTGGTGACCGCTGCGATCGTGTTGCTCAACACGCCCGCCGTCGCGGCTCAGTGAGGATAGAGAATCATGAAGTACATTTTTGACATCGTGCATGGCTTCTTCACCCAGCTTCGCAGCCTGGTGATGATCTTCGGCCACGCCTTCCGCAAGCGCGACACGCTGCAGTACCCGGAAGAACCCGTGTACCTGCCGCCGCGTTTCCGTGGCCGTATCGTCCTGACCCGCGACCCCGACGGCGAAGAGCGTTGTGTAGCCTGCAACCTGTGCGCCGTGGCGTGCCCGGTGGGTTGCATCTCGCTGCAGAAAGCTGAAACCGAAGACGGTCGCTGGTATCCGGACTTCTTCCGCATCAACTTCTCGCGCTGCATTTTCTGCGGCCTCTGCGAGGAAGCCTGCCCGACCACCGCGATCCAGCTGACACCGGATTTCGAAATGGCCGAGTTCAAGCGGCAGGACCTGGTTTACGAGAAAGAAGATCTGCTGATCTCCGGTCCCGGTAAAAACCCTGACTACAACTTCTATCGTGTTGCAGGTATGGCGATTGCCGGTAAGCCAAAAGGCGCCGCGCAGAATGAAGCCGAGCCGATCAACGTGAAGAGCTTGCTGCCTTAAGGAAGAACGATGGAATTCGCTTTCTATTTCGCATCGGGTATCGCTGTTGTGTCCACGCTTCGCGTGATCACCAACACCAATCCCGTGCACGCCCTGCTCTACCTGATCATTTCGCTGATCGCCGTGGCCATGACGTTCTTCGCCCTTGGCGCACCGTTTGCCGGTGTACTGGAAGTGATCGCCTACGCCGGCGCCATCATGGTGCTGTTCGTGTTCGTGGTGATGATGCTGAACCTGGGCCCGGCCTCGGTTCAGCAAGAGCGCGTCTGGCTCAAGCCCGGTATCTGGCTGGGCCCGGTCGTACTCGGCGGCCTGCTGCTGGCTGAACTGCTGTATGTGCTGTTCAGCCACTCCAGCGGCCAGGCCCTCGGCCACACCACCGTAGACGCCAAGGCCGTGGGCATCAGCCTGTTCGGTCCTTACCTGCTGGTGGTCGAACTCGCCTCGATGCTGCTGCTCGCCGCAGCCGTCACGGCGTTCCACTTGGGCCGCAACGAAGCCAAGGAGCAATGACGATGCCTGCTATCCCTTTGGAGCATGGTCTGGCGGTCGCCGGCATCCTGTTCTGCCTCGGTCTGGTCGGCCTGATGGTCCGGCGCAACATTCTCTTCGTGCTGATGAGCCTGGAGGTCATGATGAATGCCTCCGCACTGGCGTTCATCGTTGCCGGTAGCCGCTGGGCGCAGCCGGATGGACAGATCATGTTCATCCTGGTGATCAGCCTGGCAGCCGCCGAGGCCAGTATCGGCCTGGCGATTCTGTTGCAGCTGTATCGCCGCTTCCACACTCTCGATATCGACGCTGCCAGCGAGATGCGCGGATGAACCTTCTCTATCTGACTTTCCTGTTCCCCCTGATCGGTTTTGTGCTGCTGGCGTTCTCCCGGGGACGCCTCTCGGAAAACCTCTCGGCGCTGATCGGCGTCGGCTCCATCGGCTTGTCGGCGATCGTCGCGGCTTATGTGATCTGGCAATTCAACGTTGCACCGCCGGAGGGTGGCCACTACACCCTGGTGCTGTGGCAATGGATGGCGGTGGAAGGCTTCACGCCGAACTTCGCCCTGTACCTGGATGGTCTGTCCGTGACCATGCTCGGTGTGGTGGTGGGCGTGGGCTTCCTGATCCACCTGTTCGCGTCCTGGTACATGCGCGGTGAAGCCGGTTACTCGCGCTTCTTCGCCTACACCAACCTGTTTATCGCCAGCATGCTGTTCCTGGTCCTGGCCGATAACCTGCTGTTCGTGTACTTCGGCTGGGAAGGCGTGGGCCTGTGCTCGTACCTGTTGATCGGTTTCTACTACAGCAACCGCAACAACGGTAACGCGGCACTCAAAGCCTTCATCGTGACCCGCGTCGGCGACGTGTTCATGGCCATCGGCCTGTTCATCCTGTTCCAGCAACTGGGCACGCTGAATATCCAGGAACTGCTGGTCAAGGCGCCTGAGCACTTCAAGGCCGGTGACTTCTGGATCGTTCTGGCGACCCTGATGCTGCTGGGCGGCGCTGTCGGTAAATCCGCGCAACTGCCGCTGCAAACCTGGCTGGCGGATGCGATGGCCGGCCCTACTCCGGTTTCGGCACTGATCCACGCCGCGACCATGGTAACCGCCGGTGTCTACCTGATCGCCCGTACCCACGGCCTGTTCGCACTGGCGCCGGATATCCTGCACCTGGTAGGTGTCGTGGGTGGCGTGACGCTGGTGCTGGCAGGTTTTGCCGCACTGGTTCAGACCGACATCAAACGTATCCTCGCCTACTCGACCATGAGCCAGATCGGCTACATGTTCCTGGCCCTGGGCGTCGGTGCATGGGATGGCGCGATCTTCCACCTGATGACCCACGCCTTCTTCAAGGCGCTGCTGTTCCTTGCATCCGGTGCGGTGATCGTTGCCTGCCACCACGAGCAGAACATCTTCAAGATGGGCGGCCTGTGGAAGAAACTGCCACTGGCCTACGCCAGCTTCATCGTCGGCGGCGCGGCCCTGGCGGCCTTGCCTCTGGTGACCGCGGGCTTCTACTCCAAGGATGAAATCCTCTGGGAAGCGTTCGCCAGCGGTAACGAAGGCCTGCTGTATGCCGGTCTGGTCGGTGCCTTCATGACCTCGCTGTACACCTTCCGCCTGATCTTCATCACGTTCCACGGTGAAGCGAAGACCGAAGCCCATGCCGGTCACGGCGTTGCTCACTGGCTGCCGCTGTCGGTGCTGATCGTACTGTCGACGTTCGTCGGCGCGATGATCGTTCCACCGCTGCACGGCGTACTGCCGGAAAGCGTCGGCCATGCCGGCGGCGAAGCCAAGCACAGCCTGGAAATCGCTTCGGGCGCCATCGCCCTGTCCGGTATCCTGCTGGCCGCGCTGCTGTTCCTCGGCAAGCGTCGCTTCGTCACGGCTATCGCCAACAGCGGCATCGGCCGCTTCCTTTCGGCCTGGTGGTTCGCTGCCTGGGGCTTCGACTGGATCTACGACAAACTGTTCGTCAAGCCATACCTTGCGATCAGCCACATTCTGCGCAAAGACCCGCTCGACCAGACCATCGGTCTGATCCCGCGTATGGCCAAAGGCGGTCACACCGCCCTGAGCCGCACCGAGACCGGTCAATTGCGTTGGTATGCCGCCTCGATGGCTGCTGGTGCCGTGCTGGTAATCGGCGCCGTCGTGCTGGTAGCGGTCTGACTATGAACCTTGCGAACTTGCGAAAGGAAACGAGCCCGTCATGATTCTGCCATGGCTAATCCTGATCCCCTTCATCGGCGGCCTGCTGTGCTGGATGGGTGAGCGCTTCGGCGCCACCCTCCCCCGCTGGATTGCGCTGATCACCATGTCCCTGCTGCTCTCCCTCGGCCTCTGGCTGTGGGCCAACGGTGACTATTCATTTGCACCAAAACCTGGCGCCGATCCGACCTGGGCGCTTGAGTTCAAACACGTCTGGATCCAGCGCTTCGGCATCAACGTGCACCTGGCCCTCGACGGCCTGTCGCTGTTGATGATCCTGCTGACCGGCCTGCTGGGTGTCCTC
The Pseudomonas sp. GR 6-02 genome window above contains:
- the nuoL gene encoding NADH-quinone oxidoreductase subunit L → MNLLYLTFLFPLIGFVLLAFSRGRLSENLSALIGVGSIGLSAIVAAYVIWQFNVAPPEGGHYTLVLWQWMAVEGFTPNFALYLDGLSVTMLGVVVGVGFLIHLFASWYMRGEAGYSRFFAYTNLFIASMLFLVLADNLLFVYFGWEGVGLCSYLLIGFYYSNRNNGNAALKAFIVTRVGDVFMAIGLFILFQQLGTLNIQELLVKAPEHFKAGDFWIVLATLMLLGGAVGKSAQLPLQTWLADAMAGPTPVSALIHAATMVTAGVYLIARTHGLFALAPDILHLVGVVGGVTLVLAGFAALVQTDIKRILAYSTMSQIGYMFLALGVGAWDGAIFHLMTHAFFKALLFLASGAVIVACHHEQNIFKMGGLWKKLPLAYASFIVGGAALAALPLVTAGFYSKDEILWEAFASGNEGLLYAGLVGAFMTSLYTFRLIFITFHGEAKTEAHAGHGVAHWLPLSVLIVLSTFVGAMIVPPLHGVLPESVGHAGGEAKHSLEIASGAIALSGILLAALLFLGKRRFVTAIANSGIGRFLSAWWFAAWGFDWIYDKLFVKPYLAISHILRKDPLDQTIGLIPRMAKGGHTALSRTETGQLRWYAASMAAGAVLVIGAVVLVAV
- the nuoI gene encoding NADH-quinone oxidoreductase subunit NuoI — protein: MKYIFDIVHGFFTQLRSLVMIFGHAFRKRDTLQYPEEPVYLPPRFRGRIVLTRDPDGEERCVACNLCAVACPVGCISLQKAETEDGRWYPDFFRINFSRCIFCGLCEEACPTTAIQLTPDFEMAEFKRQDLVYEKEDLLISGPGKNPDYNFYRVAGMAIAGKPKGAAQNEAEPINVKSLLP
- the nuoJ gene encoding NADH-quinone oxidoreductase subunit J, giving the protein MEFAFYFASGIAVVSTLRVITNTNPVHALLYLIISLIAVAMTFFALGAPFAGVLEVIAYAGAIMVLFVFVVMMLNLGPASVQQERVWLKPGIWLGPVVLGGLLLAELLYVLFSHSSGQALGHTTVDAKAVGISLFGPYLLVVELASMLLLAAAVTAFHLGRNEAKEQ
- the nuoH gene encoding NADH-quinone oxidoreductase subunit NuoH translates to MTWFTPEVIDVIIAVLKAIVILLAVVVCGALLSWVERRLLALWQDRYGPNRVGPFGAFQIAADMIKMFFKEDWTPPFADKVIFTLAPVVAMSALLIAFAIIPITPTWGVADINIGILFFFAMAGLSVYAVLFAGWSSNNKFALLGSLRASAQTVSYEVFMGLSLMGIVIQVGSFNMRDIVEYQAQNMWFIIPQIFGFLTFFIAGVAVTHRHPFDQPEAEQELADGYHIEYAGMKWGMFFVGEYIGIVLISALLVTLFFGGWHGPFGLLPQIPFIWFALKTAFFIMFFILLRASIPRPRYDQVMDFSWKFCLPLTLVNMLVTAAIVLLNTPAVAAQ
- the nuoK gene encoding NADH-quinone oxidoreductase subunit NuoK translates to MPAIPLEHGLAVAGILFCLGLVGLMVRRNILFVLMSLEVMMNASALAFIVAGSRWAQPDGQIMFILVISLAAAEASIGLAILLQLYRRFHTLDIDAASEMRG